In one window of Frigoriglobus tundricola DNA:
- a CDS encoding S1C family serine protease produces the protein MTRSLRLLRRPLAAAVPAAVAAVALFVPLAAPAAPVAVDKVVLDAQQQRVAAIKKVHPAIVAVCMQGGQGVGSGVIIDPEGYALTNFHVVEPTGPLMQAGLADGVLYDAVVCGIDKVGDVAMIKLQPKEKGKPFPFVPLGDSDKVRAGDWSLAMGNPFSLAMDFTPTVTYGVVSGVNRYQPPEGKGLLEYTDCIQIETSINPGNSGGPLFNMQGELIGINGRGSFEKRGRVNSGVGYAISINQIKNFMGHLRAGIDSDHATLGASVVSAGDDGPLPPMVVKQILDESDAFRRGLKEGDQLIEFAGRPVTSTNQYKNILGIYPKEWRLPLTVRRANARQEYLVRLMGNIATEKPVPGAQSAPAAPPPPAPPKDSETAKMFQAKKGYSNWYFNLREQEKLLAAAKKHGDYTTVPGKWVVEGKFEMADRNGPMRAEIVENKEASRVSMKLNIEASLEPLTQTAVPVQQEPIGSGGLLMALYQYHRFLTVGAKGFEGLFAHAGNEPFYPPPADGAAPKSLAALRVDCAVLVTKHGSTICKWYLSQKDATLLGFETYIAREATETDDRDPCEVYLYDYKDVDGKKLPHRMEVRYRDKRYAVLTVSKFTLEK, from the coding sequence ATGACCCGTTCTCTCCGTTTGCTCCGGCGCCCGCTCGCCGCCGCCGTTCCCGCGGCGGTCGCGGCGGTGGCCCTGTTCGTGCCGCTCGCGGCGCCGGCCGCTCCGGTCGCGGTGGACAAGGTCGTCCTCGACGCGCAGCAGCAGCGCGTCGCCGCCATCAAGAAGGTTCACCCGGCCATCGTCGCGGTGTGCATGCAGGGCGGGCAGGGCGTGGGCTCCGGCGTCATCATCGACCCCGAGGGCTACGCGCTGACCAACTTCCACGTCGTCGAACCGACCGGGCCGCTGATGCAGGCCGGGCTGGCCGACGGGGTGCTGTACGACGCCGTCGTGTGCGGCATCGACAAGGTCGGCGACGTGGCGATGATCAAGCTCCAGCCGAAGGAGAAGGGCAAACCGTTCCCCTTCGTCCCGCTGGGCGACAGCGACAAGGTGCGGGCCGGCGACTGGTCGCTCGCGATGGGGAACCCGTTTTCGCTGGCGATGGACTTCACCCCTACCGTCACGTACGGCGTGGTCAGCGGCGTGAACCGCTACCAGCCGCCGGAGGGCAAGGGGCTCCTCGAATACACCGACTGCATCCAGATCGAGACCTCGATCAACCCCGGGAACTCCGGCGGGCCGCTGTTCAACATGCAGGGCGAGCTGATCGGCATCAACGGCCGCGGGTCGTTCGAGAAGCGCGGCCGGGTGAACTCCGGCGTCGGCTACGCCATTTCGATCAACCAGATCAAGAACTTCATGGGCCACCTGCGGGCCGGGATCGATAGCGACCACGCCACCCTCGGGGCGTCCGTGGTCAGCGCCGGCGACGACGGGCCGCTCCCGCCGATGGTGGTCAAGCAGATCCTCGACGAGAGCGACGCGTTCCGCCGCGGGCTGAAAGAGGGCGACCAGTTGATCGAGTTCGCCGGCCGCCCGGTGACGAGCACCAACCAGTACAAGAACATTCTGGGCATCTACCCGAAGGAGTGGCGGCTGCCGCTGACCGTGCGCCGGGCCAACGCTCGGCAGGAGTACCTCGTGCGGCTCATGGGCAACATCGCCACCGAGAAGCCGGTGCCGGGCGCCCAGTCTGCCCCCGCCGCGCCCCCCCCGCCCGCGCCGCCGAAGGACAGCGAAACGGCCAAGATGTTCCAGGCGAAGAAGGGCTACTCCAACTGGTACTTCAACCTCCGGGAGCAGGAGAAGCTGCTCGCCGCGGCCAAGAAGCACGGCGACTACACGACCGTGCCCGGCAAATGGGTCGTCGAGGGCAAGTTCGAGATGGCCGACCGGAACGGCCCGATGCGGGCCGAGATCGTCGAGAACAAGGAGGCGTCCCGGGTCTCGATGAAGCTGAACATCGAAGCCAGTCTCGAGCCGCTCACACAGACCGCCGTTCCCGTGCAGCAGGAGCCGATCGGCAGCGGGGGGCTGCTGATGGCGCTGTACCAGTACCACCGGTTCCTGACGGTCGGTGCGAAGGGCTTCGAGGGGCTCTTCGCCCACGCCGGGAACGAGCCGTTCTACCCGCCGCCGGCCGACGGCGCGGCCCCGAAGTCGCTCGCGGCGCTCCGCGTGGACTGCGCGGTGCTCGTCACCAAGCACGGCTCGACGATCTGCAAGTGGTACCTGTCGCAGAAGGACGCCACGCTGCTCGGGTTCGAGACGTACATCGCGCGGGAGGCGACCGAGACCGACGACCGCGACCCGTGCGAGGTGTACCTCTACGACTACAAGGACGTGGACGGGAAGAAGCTCCCGCACCGTATGGAGGTCCGCTACCGCGACAAGCGGTACGCCGTCCTCACCGTCTCCAAGTTCACGCTCGAAAAGTAA
- a CDS encoding NPCBM/NEW2 domain-containing protein, translating to MRFIRRAVAATLVAALALLGTSTESLADDVTTTTGKKLKGELVAVDAQGITFASADAKVPLSGREIALVDFGRPVRPVPKGATYSEIELTDGSTLRVAKYALKGKAFVTEPLFGAAEKTSPALEVPMGTVFSAMKRADDVKLREAWKKMLATRGKRDLYVTQKETGYTYQQGTVQEGSADGRTVNFEKDSGGKPDELLQSRAAGLVFAQPQPASVPATLCRVIDVFGNTLTAAAVAITPDGVVVTTVAGATVKYASTAALSKLDYAQGNVAYLSDLDPQIEAPELPAEEKKLNPAAPFLRDRSLSNEAIKLDNTTFPKGLCVAPDTVLTFNLGGDYAQFKATVGIDENGANATSAAKITIEADGQVLFSELLKRKDKAKPVVLTVKGVKQLRLIVEADTPLNGNYVTLAEARVQK from the coding sequence ATGCGATTCATCCGCCGGGCCGTCGCCGCGACTCTTGTCGCTGCCCTCGCACTCCTGGGTACGAGTACCGAGTCGCTCGCGGACGATGTCACCACGACCACGGGCAAGAAGCTCAAAGGCGAACTCGTCGCGGTGGACGCTCAGGGCATCACCTTCGCCTCGGCAGACGCGAAGGTGCCTCTCTCGGGCCGCGAGATCGCACTGGTCGATTTCGGTCGCCCCGTTCGGCCCGTGCCCAAAGGCGCGACGTATTCGGAAATCGAGCTGACCGACGGTTCGACGCTCCGCGTGGCGAAGTACGCCTTGAAGGGCAAGGCGTTCGTGACGGAGCCGCTTTTCGGGGCCGCGGAAAAGACCTCTCCGGCGCTCGAGGTCCCGATGGGCACGGTGTTCTCCGCCATGAAACGGGCGGACGACGTAAAGCTCCGTGAGGCGTGGAAGAAGATGCTCGCCACGCGCGGCAAGCGCGACCTGTACGTGACCCAGAAGGAAACGGGGTACACGTACCAACAGGGCACCGTTCAGGAGGGCAGCGCGGACGGGCGCACCGTGAATTTCGAAAAGGACAGCGGCGGCAAGCCGGACGAACTGCTCCAGTCCCGCGCCGCGGGGCTCGTGTTCGCCCAGCCGCAACCGGCGAGCGTGCCGGCGACGCTCTGCCGCGTCATCGACGTGTTCGGCAACACGCTCACGGCCGCCGCGGTCGCGATCACACCGGACGGCGTGGTCGTCACGACCGTGGCCGGCGCGACCGTGAAGTACGCCTCCACGGCGGCGCTGTCCAAGCTCGATTACGCGCAGGGCAACGTGGCGTACCTGTCGGACCTGGACCCGCAGATCGAGGCCCCCGAACTGCCCGCGGAGGAGAAGAAGCTGAACCCGGCCGCGCCCTTCCTCAGGGACCGGTCGCTCTCCAACGAGGCCATCAAGCTCGACAACACGACCTTCCCGAAGGGCCTGTGCGTCGCGCCGGACACGGTGCTGACGTTCAACCTGGGCGGCGACTACGCCCAGTTCAAAGCGACCGTCGGGATCGACGAGAACGGCGCGAACGCGACCAGCGCCGCCAAAATCACCATCGAGGCCGACGGGCAGGTGCTGTTCAGCGAGCTGCTCAAGCGCAAGGACAAGGCGAAGCCCGTGGTGCTCACCGTGAAGGGCGTGAAGCAACTGCGCCTGATCGTGGAAGCCGACACGCCGCTCAACGGCAACTACGTCACGCTGGCCGAGGCCCGCGTGCAGAAGTAG